The following coding sequences are from one Prosthecobacter vanneervenii window:
- a CDS encoding golvesin C-terminal-like domain-containing protein → MLLSAALAAEALKPHPKALANIHPPGEVDRPEMVQYIVVDPATLPGIVVDETSADLVGDWQYSTHTPPYVGLGYIHDMKAGKGTKSVTFTPTLPAAGWYEVRLSHCYNIRRSTQTPVTIHHADGDTKVVINQQQEPEHAHLFRTLGTFRFQAGRTGWVRISNEATEPGKVVIADAVQFLPVKK, encoded by the coding sequence ATGCTCCTCAGCGCCGCCCTCGCCGCCGAAGCCCTCAAGCCCCACCCCAAGGCCCTCGCCAACATCCACCCTCCCGGCGAAGTGGACCGCCCCGAGATGGTCCAATACATCGTGGTAGATCCTGCCACACTGCCGGGCATCGTCGTTGACGAAACCAGCGCCGACCTCGTCGGCGATTGGCAGTATTCCACCCACACCCCGCCCTACGTCGGCCTCGGTTACATTCACGACATGAAAGCCGGGAAGGGAACCAAGTCCGTCACCTTCACTCCCACGCTGCCCGCAGCAGGCTGGTATGAGGTACGTCTGTCCCATTGCTACAACATCCGCCGCTCCACCCAAACCCCCGTCACCATTCACCACGCCGATGGCGACACCAAAGTCGTCATCAATCAGCAGCAGGAGCCCGAGCACGCCCATCTCTTCCGCACCCTCGGCACCTTCCGCTTCCAAGCCGGCCGCACCGGCTGGGTCCGCATCTCCAACGAAGCCACCGAACCCGGCAAAGTCGTCATCGCCGACGCCGTCCAGTTTCTGCCGGTCAAAAAGTAG
- a CDS encoding sigma-70 family RNA polymerase sigma factor, with translation MELDGGIKIYLREIGKTDLLTPDQEVELAERIKRGDPEARSHMIRANLRLVVKIAQDYANYGLPLLDLISEGNIGLMKAVERFDPNKGGKLSTYAAWWIKQSIKRALANQSKTIRLPVHMVDKISKMRRVAMAMSEELGREPTDDELSEEIGIDRAKLSQLKVASMRPASLDAPISDDDSTEFGEIVGDENAQTPFDLLSHKNMHSQLDGLLTVLDERERKIIDARFGLAGQKPRTLEEVGQEFGVTRERIRQLQNIALRKLRRALQKKEDPIPKALRNAGGKKKRKKAAAAAEAEED, from the coding sequence ATGGAACTCGACGGAGGCATCAAGATTTACCTGCGAGAGATCGGCAAGACTGACTTGCTGACTCCCGACCAGGAAGTCGAGCTTGCCGAACGCATCAAGCGGGGCGATCCCGAGGCCCGTTCGCACATGATCCGTGCGAACCTCCGCCTCGTGGTGAAGATCGCCCAGGATTACGCCAACTACGGTCTGCCACTTCTCGACCTCATTTCTGAAGGAAACATCGGCCTAATGAAGGCTGTGGAACGATTTGACCCGAACAAGGGTGGCAAACTTTCAACCTACGCCGCGTGGTGGATCAAGCAGTCCATCAAGCGCGCTCTCGCCAATCAGTCCAAGACGATTCGTCTGCCGGTCCACATGGTGGACAAGATCAGCAAGATGCGCCGTGTGGCGATGGCGATGTCCGAAGAACTGGGCCGCGAGCCGACGGATGACGAACTTTCCGAGGAAATCGGCATCGACCGCGCGAAGCTGAGCCAGCTGAAGGTGGCCAGCATGCGTCCGGCCTCCCTGGATGCGCCGATCAGTGACGACGACAGCACGGAATTCGGTGAAATCGTGGGCGACGAAAACGCGCAGACGCCGTTTGACCTGCTCTCTCACAAGAACATGCACAGCCAGCTGGACGGCCTGCTGACGGTGCTGGATGAGCGTGAGCGCAAGATCATCGACGCCCGCTTTGGCCTGGCCGGCCAGAAGCCGCGCACGCTGGAAGAGGTGGGCCAGGAATTTGGCGTGACGCGCGAGCGTATCCGCCAGCTGCAGAACATCGCGCTGCGCAAGCTGCGCCGTGCGCTGCAGAAGAAGGAAGACCCGATCCCGAAGGCGCTGCGCAACGCTGGTGGCAAGAAGAAGCGGAAGAAGGCCGCTGCTGCTGCGGAAGCCGAGGAGGATTAA
- a CDS encoding alpha-ketoacid dehydrogenase subunit beta, with product MPRRITYRDAVREALDEEIARDPMVVVMGEEVAQYNGAYKVTQGLWDKWGDKRLVDTPISEAGFIGMGIGASMLGVRPVMELMFWSFYTVAWDQIVNNGAMVRYMSGGKINCPIVIRGPANGGTSVGATHSHTPENIMANFPGMKCVCPSNAYDAKGLMKAAIRDNDPVMFMESTKLYGEEWEVPSNDELPNGELFIPLGLADVKRVGTDISLIAHGKAVITCLEAARILEEEHGINAEVVDLRSIRPLDEDTILESVAKTHRAVYVEENKPYCGIGAQIAYMIQERIFDELDAPVQRVCSLDSPAIYSPPLEAIQLPTADVVVAKALGIC from the coding sequence ATGCCCCGCCGAATCACCTACCGCGACGCCGTCCGTGAAGCCCTCGATGAAGAAATCGCCCGCGACCCCATGGTCGTCGTCATGGGAGAAGAAGTCGCCCAGTACAACGGCGCCTACAAAGTGACCCAGGGTCTCTGGGACAAATGGGGCGACAAGCGCCTCGTCGACACCCCCATCAGCGAGGCCGGATTCATCGGCATGGGCATCGGTGCCAGCATGCTCGGCGTCCGCCCCGTCATGGAGCTCATGTTCTGGAGCTTCTACACCGTCGCTTGGGACCAGATCGTGAACAACGGCGCCATGGTCCGCTACATGAGCGGTGGCAAGATCAATTGCCCCATCGTCATCCGCGGTCCTGCCAATGGCGGCACCAGCGTGGGTGCCACCCACTCCCACACCCCGGAAAACATCATGGCCAATTTCCCCGGCATGAAGTGCGTCTGCCCCAGCAACGCCTACGATGCCAAAGGCCTCATGAAAGCCGCCATCCGCGACAATGACCCCGTCATGTTCATGGAGAGCACCAAGCTCTACGGCGAAGAGTGGGAAGTCCCCTCCAACGACGAACTCCCCAACGGCGAACTCTTCATCCCCCTCGGCCTCGCCGATGTGAAGCGCGTCGGCACAGACATCTCCCTCATCGCCCATGGCAAGGCCGTCATCACCTGCCTTGAAGCCGCCCGCATCCTCGAGGAAGAGCACGGCATCAATGCCGAAGTCGTTGACCTCCGCAGCATCCGCCCGCTGGACGAAGATACCATCCTCGAATCCGTCGCCAAGACCCACCGCGCCGTCTACGTCGAGGAAAACAAGCCCTACTGCGGCATCGGCGCCCAGATCGCCTACATGATCCAGGAGCGCATCTTCGATGAGCTCGACGCCCCAGTGCAGCGCGTCTGCAGCCTCGACTCCCCCGCCATCTACAGCCCTCCCCTTGAGGCCATCCAGCTCCCCACCGCCGACGTCGTCGTCGCCAAGGCGCTTGGCATTTGCTAA
- a CDS encoding type II toxin-antitoxin system HicB family antitoxin, protein MKFTQVFKKVPEGYVGFVEELPGANTQGATLEETRANLLEAIELVMEANRVLAEEEIGNDEVYRETMLLAAA, encoded by the coding sequence ATGAAATTCACCCAGGTCTTCAAAAAAGTGCCGGAAGGCTACGTCGGCTTTGTCGAGGAGCTGCCCGGTGCCAACACCCAGGGTGCCACACTTGAAGAAACCCGGGCCAACCTGCTCGAAGCCATTGAGCTGGTCATGGAGGCCAACCGCGTTCTTGCCGAAGAGGAGATCGGCAATGATGAGGTTTATCGTGAAACCATGCTCCTGGCCGCCGCTTGA
- a CDS encoding type II toxin-antitoxin system HicA family toxin translates to MKFRDLIRHLHDHGCELLREGGNHSIYVNRTTRKSSSVPRHREINDFLVNKICKDLEIPRP, encoded by the coding sequence TTGAAATTCCGTGACCTCATCCGACACTTGCATGACCACGGCTGTGAACTCTTGCGTGAAGGCGGCAATCACTCGATATACGTCAATCGCACCACTCGCAAAAGCTCCTCTGTCCCGCGCCATCGCGAGATCAATGACTTCCTTGTGAACAAAATCTGCAAAGACCTCGAAATCCCCCGCCCTTAA
- a CDS encoding dihydrolipoamide acetyltransferase family protein yields MPKFIEMPKLSDTMTEGTLAKWTVKEGDKVSVGKAIADIETDKATMEYASPFEGVLHKYIATPGGKVPLGAPLAVILEEDEAAPANLDELIAKAQAAAVPAPAAEKKPAASATKAASAGPRLPLAPQHKSRAASAGAALRVKASPLAKKIAAERGVDLNSLIGSGPGGRVVRADVENAPVGGASAGRVAATPAIRPVVGPEDERVPTSTMRNIIAERLLASKTQIPHFYLQMEIDAGPLMAFRAHLNASAEKTGGNKYTVNDFILKAVIRAAEAQPAINAAWDGDAIVKFKSVGLSVAIAIDDGLVTPVIKQAEKKTLLEISQSVKDLAGKAKNKKLSPDDFAGGTITVSNLGAYGIDQFSAIINPPQAAIVAIGSIRSAPVVNDKGQIVVGQRMWVGLSGDHRVVDGAVAAVFLAEMRKLLENPALMLV; encoded by the coding sequence ATGCCCAAATTCATCGAAATGCCCAAGCTCAGTGACACCATGACCGAGGGTACCCTCGCCAAGTGGACCGTCAAGGAAGGGGACAAAGTCTCCGTTGGCAAAGCCATCGCCGACATCGAGACCGACAAGGCCACCATGGAATACGCCAGCCCGTTTGAAGGCGTCCTGCACAAGTACATTGCCACCCCCGGCGGCAAGGTCCCCCTCGGCGCTCCGCTCGCTGTCATCTTGGAAGAAGACGAAGCCGCTCCGGCCAATCTCGACGAGCTCATCGCCAAGGCCCAGGCCGCCGCCGTTCCTGCTCCTGCTGCCGAGAAAAAGCCAGCTGCCTCCGCCACCAAGGCCGCATCCGCCGGTCCTCGCCTTCCCCTGGCACCCCAGCACAAGAGCCGCGCCGCCTCCGCGGGTGCCGCCCTCCGCGTCAAAGCTTCCCCGCTTGCCAAGAAAATCGCCGCTGAGCGTGGTGTGGACCTGAATTCCCTCATCGGCAGCGGCCCTGGCGGCCGTGTCGTTCGCGCCGATGTCGAAAACGCCCCCGTTGGCGGTGCCTCCGCTGGCCGCGTCGCCGCCACCCCCGCCATCCGTCCCGTCGTCGGTCCGGAAGACGAGCGCGTGCCCACCAGCACCATGCGCAACATCATCGCCGAGCGCCTCCTCGCCTCCAAGACGCAGATCCCCCACTTCTACCTGCAGATGGAGATCGACGCCGGCCCGCTCATGGCCTTCCGCGCTCACCTGAACGCCTCCGCCGAAAAGACCGGCGGCAACAAATACACCGTCAACGACTTCATCCTCAAGGCCGTCATCCGCGCCGCCGAGGCCCAGCCCGCCATCAATGCCGCCTGGGATGGCGATGCCATCGTCAAGTTCAAGTCCGTCGGCCTCAGCGTCGCCATCGCCATCGATGACGGCCTCGTCACCCCCGTCATCAAGCAGGCCGAAAAGAAAACCCTGCTCGAGATCAGCCAGAGCGTCAAAGACCTTGCCGGCAAGGCCAAGAACAAGAAGCTCAGCCCCGACGACTTCGCAGGCGGCACCATCACCGTCTCCAACCTCGGCGCTTACGGCATCGACCAGTTCTCCGCCATCATCAATCCTCCCCAGGCCGCCATCGTCGCCATCGGCAGCATCCGCTCCGCCCCTGTCGTCAATGACAAGGGTCAGATCGTCGTCGGCCAGCGCATGTGGGTCGGCCTCAGTGGCGACCACCGCGTCGTGGACGGCGCCGTCGCCGCCGTCTTCCTCGCCGAGATGCGCAAGCTCCTCGAAAACCCCGCCCTCATGCTGGTGTAA
- a CDS encoding MmcQ/YjbR family DNA-binding protein, with the protein MELPDVIAQCLSLPGAEETQPFGPEALVYKVAGKMFAVTSPDDFPARINLKCDPQRAIELRDEYQGILPGWHMNKKHWNTVMLDGTVPPSLIRDLVKHSYQLVVDALPKKARETLKK; encoded by the coding sequence ATGGAGCTCCCAGACGTCATTGCCCAGTGCCTCAGCCTCCCCGGCGCCGAGGAGACCCAGCCCTTCGGCCCCGAGGCCCTCGTCTATAAGGTCGCCGGCAAGATGTTCGCCGTCACCTCCCCCGATGACTTCCCTGCCCGCATCAATCTCAAGTGCGACCCCCAGCGCGCCATCGAGCTGCGCGATGAATACCAAGGCATCCTCCCCGGCTGGCACATGAACAAGAAACATTGGAACACCGTCATGCTCGACGGCACCGTTCCCCCCTCCCTCATCCGCGATCTGGTAAAACACTCCTACCAGCTCGTGGTGGACGCCCTGCCCAAAAAAGCCCGCGAGACCCTCAAAAAGTAG
- a CDS encoding PIN domain-containing protein — protein sequence MKLLLDTCALIWLTSEPDLLSANATKAINDPAAVLCVSHASLWEIALKHSIGKLALPEPPRTWWSNQVARWGLVELPISAEALLASSELPKHHKDPFDRVILAQAQIDNCQLVSSDSEFPSYGIPLIW from the coding sequence GTGAAACTGCTGCTGGACACCTGCGCTCTGATCTGGCTGACCAGTGAGCCGGACCTGCTCAGTGCGAATGCTACAAAAGCCATCAACGATCCAGCAGCGGTTCTTTGCGTCAGCCACGCCAGCTTGTGGGAGATTGCCCTGAAGCATAGCATCGGCAAACTGGCGCTTCCCGAGCCACCACGAACATGGTGGAGCAACCAAGTCGCCAGATGGGGGCTTGTAGAGCTTCCTATTTCGGCAGAAGCCCTCTTGGCCAGCAGCGAGCTGCCCAAACATCACAAAGACCCTTTTGACCGTGTGATTCTCGCGCAGGCGCAGATCGATAACTGCCAGCTTGTTTCTTCAGACAGTGAGTTTCCCTCTTACGGCATCCCGCTGATCTGGTGA
- a CDS encoding type II toxin-antitoxin system Phd/YefM family antitoxin: protein MEATLDYAETHFSQLLQQVAMGEEVLLRQGAVAVARIVPVKSPPSLSRPRVGERTSAPVRWDSKSFEALDEAGMQELGLL, encoded by the coding sequence ATGGAAGCGACTCTCGACTACGCCGAGACACACTTCTCCCAATTGCTGCAACAGGTGGCCATGGGCGAGGAGGTGCTGCTGCGCCAGGGAGCCGTGGCAGTGGCTCGTATTGTGCCAGTGAAATCGCCGCCTTCACTATCGCGCCCCCGTGTTGGTGAGCGCACTTCAGCGCCTGTTCGCTGGGACTCCAAATCTTTTGAAGCTTTGGATGAAGCTGGCATGCAGGAGCTTGGGCTGCTGTGA
- a CDS encoding exodeoxyribonuclease III, whose protein sequence is MKLTTWNVNGIRASLNKGLREYMLEGDADVICLQETKAQQEQVDLAWFPGYSAVWNSAQKKGYSGTLILSRVPFKTSTLGLGIDEHDREGRLITVEFPDFYVVNVYTPNSQAELARLDYRLSWDDAYRAHLKKLEKKKPVIACGDLNCAHQEIDLANPKSNRMNPGFSDEERASFTKHLEAGFLDVFRQFDPSPGRYTWWTQRTPDARAKNIGWRLDYWLASEKLKPALKSCTIRDDVHGSDHCPVELVVG, encoded by the coding sequence ATGAAACTCACCACCTGGAACGTCAATGGCATCCGTGCCTCCCTCAACAAAGGTCTTCGCGAATACATGCTGGAAGGGGATGCGGATGTGATCTGCCTGCAGGAGACGAAGGCGCAGCAGGAGCAGGTGGACCTGGCATGGTTCCCTGGGTACAGCGCGGTGTGGAACAGTGCGCAGAAGAAGGGGTACTCGGGAACGCTGATTCTGAGCCGTGTGCCGTTCAAGACGAGCACGCTGGGCCTGGGCATCGACGAGCATGACCGTGAGGGGCGGCTGATCACGGTGGAGTTTCCGGATTTCTATGTGGTGAATGTATACACGCCGAACTCGCAGGCCGAACTGGCGCGGCTGGACTACCGCCTGTCGTGGGATGATGCGTACCGTGCGCACCTGAAGAAGCTGGAGAAGAAGAAGCCGGTGATCGCCTGCGGGGACCTGAACTGCGCGCATCAGGAGATTGATCTGGCGAATCCGAAGAGCAACCGGATGAATCCGGGCTTCAGCGATGAGGAACGCGCGAGCTTTACGAAGCACCTGGAGGCGGGATTTCTCGACGTGTTTCGTCAGTTTGATCCGAGCCCCGGCCGCTACACGTGGTGGACGCAACGCACACCGGATGCGCGGGCGAAGAACATCGGGTGGCGGCTGGACTACTGGCTGGCGTCTGAGAAGCTGAAGCCAGCGCTGAAGTCATGCACGATCCGGGACGATGTGCATGGGAGCGATCATTGTCCGGTGGAGCTGGTGGTGGGGTGA
- a CDS encoding class I SAM-dependent methyltransferase has product MSFDLLAPHYRWMEALCAAGRLQRCRTALLPFIQPPRRVLIYGEGNGRFLTELCRRFPAAEITVVEASSVMISLARARLQRAGLAATHVDFIHADALTWQPPAATYDLIVTCFFLDCFRADQLQHLVPLIASAATADAQWLLADFQIAPSGLRRLCSRIIVAFLYAFFRRVTKLAAHELVDVSPLLTAAGFTRCERSTFALGLLYCERWQR; this is encoded by the coding sequence ATGAGCTTCGACCTCCTCGCCCCGCACTATCGCTGGATGGAGGCGCTCTGCGCAGCTGGCAGGCTCCAGCGCTGCCGCACCGCCCTTCTCCCATTCATTCAGCCTCCGCGGCGCGTCCTCATTTATGGGGAGGGAAACGGCCGCTTCCTCACCGAGCTCTGCCGCCGCTTTCCCGCCGCTGAGATCACGGTCGTGGAGGCCAGCTCCGTCATGATCTCACTCGCCCGCGCGCGCTTGCAGCGCGCAGGGCTCGCCGCCACACACGTGGACTTCATTCATGCCGATGCGCTCACCTGGCAGCCCCCTGCGGCCACGTATGACCTCATCGTCACCTGCTTCTTTCTCGACTGTTTCCGCGCAGACCAGCTCCAGCACCTCGTCCCTCTCATCGCCTCTGCCGCCACCGCAGATGCCCAGTGGCTCCTGGCCGACTTCCAGATCGCACCCTCAGGCCTGCGCCGTTTGTGCAGCCGCATCATCGTCGCCTTCTTGTATGCCTTCTTTCGGCGTGTCACAAAACTCGCCGCGCATGAACTGGTCGATGTTTCACCGCTGCTGACAGCCGCAGGCTTCACCCGCTGCGAGCGCAGCACCTTCGCGCTTGGCCTTTTGTACTGCGAGCGCTGGCAGCGCTGA
- a CDS encoding DUF5077 domain-containing protein — MTRHPLSHAAGALALLLALNSCGKQEQPPAASAPAAPAPAPVAAKPAAPAATPAPAPTPAPAPAKSLEAMFSSAPVDLNGFGSDEPVLRADEPKRGVIVISPKDLKHSTQQHWDQYDCNSFNPKRWGRYEVRVTYTLRNTTLGTQFRFAQQPLKKTLMATSQPKCAIYGTVYVEKPMTYPFSIFTAATGTEPGFEVHEVAFVPAPEGPAPVQAADGSIVLEASSATTWAENMRYEPKSEKNCLGFWTSEDDFAEWDFEVTKPGRYKVTVVHGCGTGNEGSQVAVKVGGQELNFTVKDTGGFQKWSEESVGEVDIKAPGKMRLVIDPVSKAKSAVLDVSKVVLKPVS; from the coding sequence ATGACCCGCCACCCCCTTTCTCATGCTGCCGGCGCCCTCGCGCTGCTTCTCGCGCTCAACTCCTGCGGCAAGCAAGAGCAGCCCCCCGCCGCTTCGGCTCCTGCCGCACCGGCCCCGGCTCCCGTGGCAGCCAAACCCGCCGCCCCAGCAGCGACGCCTGCACCGGCTCCTACGCCTGCCCCTGCTCCGGCCAAATCTCTGGAAGCCATGTTCTCCTCTGCCCCCGTGGATCTCAATGGCTTCGGCAGCGACGAGCCTGTCCTCCGCGCCGATGAGCCCAAGCGCGGCGTCATCGTCATCAGCCCAAAGGACCTCAAGCACTCCACCCAGCAGCACTGGGACCAGTACGACTGCAACAGCTTCAACCCCAAGCGCTGGGGCCGCTACGAGGTCCGCGTCACCTACACCCTCCGAAACACCACCCTCGGCACCCAGTTCCGCTTCGCCCAGCAGCCGCTCAAAAAGACCCTCATGGCCACCAGCCAGCCCAAGTGCGCCATCTACGGCACCGTCTATGTGGAAAAGCCCATGACCTACCCCTTCTCCATCTTCACCGCCGCCACCGGCACCGAGCCCGGCTTTGAAGTGCACGAGGTCGCCTTCGTCCCCGCTCCCGAAGGCCCCGCTCCCGTCCAGGCCGCCGATGGCAGCATCGTGCTCGAAGCCTCCAGCGCCACCACCTGGGCCGAAAACATGCGCTACGAGCCCAAGTCCGAAAAGAACTGCCTCGGCTTCTGGACCAGCGAGGACGACTTCGCCGAGTGGGATTTCGAAGTCACCAAGCCTGGTCGCTACAAAGTCACCGTCGTGCACGGCTGCGGCACCGGCAACGAAGGCAGCCAGGTGGCCGTCAAAGTCGGCGGCCAGGAGCTCAACTTCACCGTCAAAGACACCGGCGGCTTCCAGAAATGGTCCGAAGAATCCGTGGGCGAGGTGGACATCAAGGCCCCCGGCAAGATGCGCCTCGTCATCGACCCCGTCTCCAAGGCCAAGAGCGCCGTCCTCGATGTCAGCAAGGTCGTGCTCAAGCCCGTAAGCTGA
- a CDS encoding YdeI/OmpD-associated family protein, which produces MDVARTSTRDPEAWLDLAPDFSQRMVRQVRTWIQHWEPDLTESMKWNMLCFSGRKNICALSACQKHLGITFFRGTELRGITDLFDGGESNTSIQTIRVTKLEKLNVKALQRLVHAAVALDSDESSKPPPPKKRAEWPMPPALAKALKQDKAAAAGFAAMSISCQREYKVWISSAKQEETIQRRLAETLRALASGKKWAQRKEA; this is translated from the coding sequence ATGGACGTAGCGCGCACCTCCACCCGCGACCCCGAGGCCTGGCTCGACCTCGCGCCGGACTTCTCTCAGCGCATGGTCCGGCAGGTGCGCACTTGGATTCAGCACTGGGAGCCCGACCTCACTGAATCCATGAAGTGGAACATGCTCTGCTTCAGCGGCCGGAAAAACATCTGCGCCCTCAGCGCCTGCCAGAAGCACCTCGGCATCACCTTCTTTCGCGGCACCGAGCTGCGGGGCATCACCGACCTCTTTGACGGCGGCGAGTCCAACACCAGCATCCAGACCATCCGCGTCACCAAGTTGGAGAAGCTCAACGTGAAGGCCCTTCAGCGCCTCGTTCACGCCGCTGTCGCGCTCGACTCCGACGAATCCTCCAAACCCCCGCCTCCAAAAAAGCGCGCCGAATGGCCCATGCCGCCCGCCCTCGCCAAGGCGCTCAAGCAAGACAAAGCCGCCGCCGCCGGCTTCGCGGCCATGAGCATCTCCTGCCAGCGCGAATACAAAGTCTGGATCAGCTCCGCCAAGCAGGAGGAAACCATCCAGCGCCGCCTCGCCGAAACCCTCCGCGCCCTCGCCTCCGGCAAAAAATGGGCCCAGCGCAAAGAGGCCTGA